From the genome of Papaver somniferum cultivar HN1 chromosome 2, ASM357369v1, whole genome shotgun sequence, one region includes:
- the LOC113346882 gene encoding acetate/butyrate--CoA ligase AAE7, peroxisomal-like → MVEGGVRDIDDLPKNDANYTALTPLWFLERAALVHPQRKSVIHGSLHYTWLQTYQRCRRLASALSKHSVGLGKTVAVIAPNIPAIYEAHFGVPMAGAVVNCVNIRLNAPTIAFLLGHSLASVVMVDQEFFSLAEEALKILASAEKGTFKPPVLIVIGDENCDPGQFKDALDKGAIDYEKFLESGDPEYAWKPPKDEWQSIALGYTSGTTSSPKGVVLSHRGAYVMSLSGALIWGMTEGAVYLWTLPMFHCNGWCYTWTLAALCGTSVCLRQVSAKAVYSAIANEGVTHFCAAPVVLNTIASAPRDQTILPLPRQVNVMTAGAAPPPPVLLAMSKHGFRVTHTYGLSETYGPSTVCAWKPEWDSLPLEAQARLNARQGVRYIGLEGLDVFDTEKQTPVPADGVTMGEIVARGNSVMKGYLKNPEANKEAFANGWFHSGDLAVKHPDGYIEIKDRAKDIIISGGENISSLEVESLLYQHPAVFETSVVARPDEKWGESPCAFVTLIPGTEGSNEKDVAQDIMKFCRAKMPAFWVPKSVVFGPLPKTATGKIQKHVLRAKAKEMGPVKRSRL, encoded by the exons ATGGTGGAAGGAGGAGTCAGAGATATAGATGATTTACCAAAGAATGATGCAAACTATACAGCTCTAACACCACTCTGGTTTTTAGAAAGAGCAGCGTTAGTACATCCACAAAGAAAATCTGTAATTCATGGATCTTTGCACTATACTTGGTTACAGACTTATCAAAGATGTCGTAGATTAGCTTCTGCTCTTTCTAAACATTCTGTTGGTCTTGGCAAAACG GTAGCTGTCATTGCCCCAAACATCCCAGCCATCTATGAAGCTCATTTTGGAGTTCCAATGGCTGGAGCTGTGGTGAACTGTGTTAACATTCGCCTAAATGCACCCACAATTGCTTTCCTTCTTGGGCACTCGTTGGCCTCAGTTGTTATGGTTGATCAGGAGTTTTTCTCCTTGGCAGAAGAGGCTTTGAAAATATTAGCCAGCGCTGAGAAGGGCACCTTTAAGCCTCCAGTTTTAATTGTCATAGGTGATGAAAACTGTGACCCTGGTCAGTTTAAAGATGCTCTAGACAAAGGCGCCATTGATTATGAGAAGTTTCTGGAAAGTGGTGATCCCGAGTATGCTTGGAAACCACCGAAGGATGAGTGGCAGAGTATTGCCTTGGGTTATACTTCTGGGACAACTTCAAGTCCGAAGGGGGTGGTATTGAGCCACCGAGGGGCATATGTAATGTCTCTCAGTGGTGCGTTGATATGGGGGATGACTGAAGGGGCCGTATACCTGTGGACTCTTCCCATGTTTCACTGCAATGGTTGGTGTTACACTTGGACACTTGCAGCTCTTTGCGGTACTAGCGTTTGCCTTCGTCAG GTGTCCGCAAAGGCAGTTTACTCGGCCATAGCAAATGAAGGAGTCACACATTTCTGTGCTGCACCTGTTGTTCTTAACACCATTGCAAGTGCTCCAAGAGATCAAACAATCCTCCCTCTTCCACGCCAAGTCAACGTGATGACTGCGGGTGCAGCACCACCTCCTCCTGTTCTATTAGCCATGTCCAAACATGGATTCCGCGTAACCCACACTTACGGCCTCTCTGAAACATATGGTCCCTCAACTGTGTGTGCCTGGAAGCCAGAGTGGGACTCCCTACCTCTCGAGGCTCAAGCTCGTTTAAATGCTCGTCAAGGTGTTCGTTATATTGGATTGGAAGGTCTAGACGTTTTTGACACCGAAAAACAGACACCTGTACCTGCTGATGGTGTCACCATGGGTGAAATTGTCGCTCGTGGAAATTCCGTAATGAAGGGATACCTAAAGAACCCAGAAGCAAATAAGGAGGCGTTTGCTAACGGTTGGTTCCATTCTGGGGATCTTGCCGTGAAGCACCCAGACGGATATATAGAGATTAAGGATAGAGCGAAGGATATTATCATTTCGGGGGGTGAAAATATTAGTAGTTTGGAAGTAGAAAGCTTGTTATATCAGCATCCAGCTGTTTTTGAAACATCAGTTGTGGCAAGACCAGATGAAAAATGGGGAGAATCTCCTTGTGCTTTTGTAACATTGATACCAGGAACAGAAGGATCAAATGAAAAGGATGTAGCTCAAGACATAATGAAGTTTTGTCGAGCGAAAATGCCAGCTTTCTGGGTGCCGAAGTCTGTTGTTTTCGGACCTTTGCCAAAAACGGCAACCGGGAAGATACAGAAACACGTTTTGAGAGCTAAGGCCAAAGAAATGGGTCCTGTTAAGCGAAGTAGATTGTAG